A window from Haloarchaeobius amylolyticus encodes these proteins:
- a CDS encoding winged helix-turn-helix transcriptional regulator, translated as MEETTKKSELWYRSDDWCSITAASNVLGKKWVPAIVHRLLKNEALGFSALREEIYGVSSKVLSENLSEMERLGLVERRIISDRPFRVEYRLTERGKDLEAVIDSMAEWGDKHLVPEMLTEEQQDMREF; from the coding sequence ATGGAGGAGACGACAAAGAAATCAGAACTCTGGTATCGGAGCGACGACTGGTGCTCCATCACCGCAGCCAGTAACGTCCTCGGCAAGAAGTGGGTGCCAGCGATCGTGCACCGACTGCTGAAGAACGAGGCACTGGGGTTCTCGGCGTTGCGCGAGGAGATATACGGCGTCTCCAGCAAGGTGCTCTCGGAGAACCTGAGCGAGATGGAGCGGCTCGGGCTCGTCGAGCGCCGGATCATCAGCGACCGCCCCTTCCGGGTGGAGTACCGGCTGACAGAGCGCGGGAAGGACCTGGAAGCGGTCATCGACAGCATGGCCGAATGGGGGGACAAGCACCTCGTCCCGGAGATGCTCACCGAAGAACAACAGGACATGCGGGAGTTCTGA
- a CDS encoding DUF63 family protein gives MQQLRHRIDPFAVWIAAALLGVLALSATAVYQTTRPAVLGFLWPNVLGPIVARGSNSECVVLTDGRVTVPSGECVAPAGAVAAGPDLTVLGAGMLALVLGFFVVGALLLLETLDARETREFFYAVVPFMALTGVLLAIGQGASRLPNGPLDLLPFPFNLGLVTSVVYLSAVTLTVLVIALGVFLERHDRVPSFHQFAASVGAAGLAVALLLGVVLALTTEVGRLTVGSMAGMAVVLVLTTVLAVVVWAGLARAMPDVVTGIGAMGLVVFWAFLLNGVATVVALDWAGVFGIESVGFTPNFVGQIVVALTAALLPSGLGTAWPYLLVQLGIGIVVASSFEESEVTTTTPALLLLTAVVAFGLVTGVQVLVAMTFGL, from the coding sequence ATGCAACAGCTACGACACAGAATCGACCCGTTCGCGGTGTGGATCGCGGCGGCCCTGCTGGGAGTGCTCGCGCTCTCGGCGACGGCCGTCTACCAGACGACAAGACCGGCGGTGCTGGGGTTCCTGTGGCCCAATGTGCTCGGCCCCATCGTCGCCCGCGGCTCCAACTCGGAGTGCGTCGTGCTCACGGACGGGCGGGTGACCGTCCCGTCGGGCGAGTGCGTCGCGCCGGCCGGTGCCGTCGCCGCCGGCCCGGACCTGACCGTCCTCGGGGCGGGCATGCTCGCGCTGGTGCTCGGCTTCTTCGTGGTGGGGGCGTTGCTCCTGCTGGAGACGCTCGACGCCCGCGAGACGCGGGAGTTCTTCTACGCGGTCGTGCCCTTCATGGCGCTGACCGGCGTGTTGCTCGCCATCGGGCAGGGCGCGAGCCGGCTCCCGAACGGCCCGCTCGACCTGCTCCCGTTCCCGTTCAACCTCGGGCTGGTCACGTCGGTCGTCTACCTCTCGGCGGTCACGCTGACGGTCCTCGTCATCGCGCTGGGGGTGTTCCTTGAACGCCACGACCGGGTGCCGAGTTTCCACCAGTTCGCCGCCAGCGTCGGTGCTGCCGGCCTGGCTGTGGCGCTGCTGCTCGGTGTCGTGCTGGCGCTGACGACGGAGGTCGGGCGCCTCACCGTCGGCTCGATGGCCGGGATGGCGGTCGTGCTCGTCCTGACGACGGTGCTCGCGGTCGTGGTCTGGGCCGGGCTCGCACGCGCGATGCCCGACGTGGTGACCGGTATCGGCGCGATGGGGCTCGTCGTGTTCTGGGCGTTCCTGCTCAACGGGGTGGCGACCGTCGTCGCCCTCGACTGGGCCGGCGTGTTCGGCATCGAATCGGTCGGGTTCACGCCGAACTTCGTCGGGCAGATCGTCGTCGCCCTGACGGCGGCCCTGCTGCCGAGTGGGCTCGGCACCGCGTGGCCCTACCTGCTCGTCCAGCTCGGCATCGGCATCGTGGTCGCGTCGAGCTTCGAGGAGTCGGAGGTGACGACGACCACGCCCGCGCTGTTGCTCCTGACCGCGGTGGTCGCCTTCGGGCTCGTGACGGGCGTCCAGGTGCTCGTGGCGATGACGTTCGGGCTCTGA
- a CDS encoding S8 family peptidase, translated as MVGTKSLFGIEVAKKKAASIDKELDFGDRGNALVGNFSDQAIKSLQRNNDVRYVEEDVTVHALAQSKPWGIDRVDADVVHSNGQTGEGAHIAILDTGIDADHPDLQPNLGKGYAVENCSGTDCVEDWDDDHSHGTHCAGIANAVNNDEGVIGVSTQATLHAVKVLSGSGSGSASGVAEGIKWAADQGYGVISMSLGASSGSSTIRDALQYAQDRDVIIISAAGNEGPCTDCVHYPGAYPESMAIGSTASDDSMSSFSSTGPEVEMCAPGSDILSCVKGGGYQKYSGTSMATPHVSGAAGLLRAQGLSASETRKRLTDTAEDLGHADNEQGAGLLDVEAAVGDGGGGGDEPATFAVETRSVTDLGTTQATLNGELTGLGDASSATVGFKYWQSGDRSGTEQTVEVGSKSAAGTFSSSVSGLTEGVTYQFLAYAVDDSGTEVTGAAREFTTTGALSVTTAPVADVGDNTATLTGNLQSLGNHDEADVGFHWWAEGMKDATLERREVGEKTATGEFSLSVSELRADTTYVVQAYANPDWDTDEDFGSQVTFTTGNTPSLGVKTGSASNVTDSGATLSGEVTSLGESGSADVGVNYWVAGDRSGTEQSASAGSQSSTGSFSVDVSGLDASTGYEFEAYADDGTSSVSGAATSFTTGDAPEQPDGPFAVTINDSPDWSTSYAAKLSGEITSIDSGVGEVYTEFQFWEKGNKANTFAVDDSDTRTTPGEVDEMIWGLAASTTYVSVIRAFDDAGNEVFSGQMEFTTSA; from the coding sequence GTGGTAGGAACGAAATCACTGTTCGGCATCGAGGTTGCGAAGAAGAAGGCTGCATCTATCGACAAGGAACTCGACTTCGGTGACCGTGGGAACGCGCTGGTCGGAAACTTCTCGGACCAGGCCATCAAGAGCCTCCAGCGCAACAACGACGTCCGGTACGTCGAGGAAGACGTGACCGTGCACGCGTTGGCCCAGTCCAAGCCGTGGGGCATCGACCGGGTCGACGCCGACGTGGTCCACAGCAACGGCCAGACGGGTGAGGGTGCACACATCGCCATCCTCGACACGGGTATCGACGCGGACCACCCCGACCTGCAGCCCAACCTCGGGAAGGGCTACGCGGTCGAGAACTGTTCGGGCACCGACTGTGTCGAGGACTGGGACGACGACCACAGTCACGGCACGCACTGTGCCGGTATCGCGAACGCCGTCAACAACGACGAGGGTGTCATCGGCGTCTCGACGCAGGCGACCCTGCACGCGGTGAAGGTTCTCTCCGGGTCCGGGTCCGGGTCCGCGAGCGGCGTCGCAGAGGGCATCAAGTGGGCCGCCGACCAGGGCTACGGCGTCATCTCGATGAGTCTGGGTGCCTCCTCGGGGTCCTCGACCATCCGCGACGCGCTCCAGTACGCACAGGACCGCGACGTCATCATCATCTCCGCGGCGGGCAACGAGGGACCGTGTACCGACTGTGTCCACTACCCCGGTGCTTACCCCGAGTCGATGGCGATCGGTTCGACGGCCTCCGACGACTCGATGTCGAGTTTCTCCTCGACCGGTCCGGAGGTCGAGATGTGCGCACCCGGTAGCGACATCCTCTCCTGTGTCAAGGGCGGCGGCTACCAGAAGTACTCCGGGACGTCGATGGCGACCCCCCACGTCTCCGGTGCTGCTGGACTGCTCCGTGCACAGGGTCTCAGCGCGTCCGAGACGCGCAAGCGCCTGACCGACACCGCCGAGGACCTCGGCCACGCGGACAACGAGCAGGGTGCGGGCCTGCTCGACGTCGAGGCCGCGGTCGGCGACGGCGGCGGCGGTGGCGACGAGCCGGCGACCTTCGCGGTCGAGACGCGCTCCGTCACCGACCTCGGCACGACCCAGGCGACGCTCAACGGCGAGCTGACCGGCCTCGGCGACGCGAGCTCCGCCACGGTCGGCTTCAAGTACTGGCAGTCCGGTGACCGCAGCGGCACCGAGCAGACCGTCGAGGTCGGCTCGAAGTCCGCCGCCGGCACCTTCTCCTCCAGCGTCTCCGGCCTGACCGAGGGCGTCACCTACCAGTTCCTCGCGTACGCGGTCGACGACAGTGGCACCGAGGTCACGGGCGCCGCACGCGAGTTCACCACGACCGGCGCACTCAGCGTCACCACGGCACCCGTCGCGGACGTCGGGGACAACACGGCGACGCTCACGGGCAACCTCCAGAGCCTCGGGAACCACGACGAGGCCGACGTCGGCTTCCACTGGTGGGCCGAGGGCATGAAGGACGCGACGCTCGAGCGCCGCGAGGTCGGCGAGAAGACCGCGACGGGCGAGTTCTCGCTCTCCGTCAGCGAGCTCCGCGCCGACACCACCTACGTCGTGCAGGCCTACGCCAACCCCGACTGGGACACCGACGAGGACTTCGGCTCGCAGGTCACGTTCACGACCGGCAACACGCCGTCCCTCGGCGTCAAGACCGGCTCCGCGAGCAACGTCACGGACTCCGGCGCGACCCTCTCGGGCGAGGTCACGAGCCTCGGCGAGAGCGGCTCGGCCGACGTGGGCGTGAACTACTGGGTCGCGGGCGACCGCTCGGGCACCGAGCAGTCCGCCTCCGCCGGTAGCCAGTCCTCGACCGGGAGCTTCTCGGTCGACGTCAGCGGCCTCGACGCCTCGACCGGCTACGAGTTCGAGGCGTACGCCGACGACGGCACCTCCTCGGTCTCCGGTGCCGCCACGTCCTTCACGACGGGCGACGCGCCCGAGCAACCGGACGGCCCGTTCGCCGTGACCATCAACGACTCGCCCGACTGGTCCACGTCCTACGCCGCGAAGCTCAGCGGCGAGATCACCAGCATCGACAGCGGCGTCGGTGAGGTCTACACCGAGTTCCAGTTCTGGGAGAAGGGCAACAAGGCGAACACGTTCGCGGTGGACGACTCCGACACCCGCACGACGCCGGGTGAGGTCGACGAGATGATCTGGGGCCTCGCGGCCAGCACGACGTACGTCTCGGTCATCCGTGCCTTCGACGACGCCGGCAACGAGGTCTTCAGCGGTCAGATGGAGTTCACGACCTCGGCCTGA
- a CDS encoding helix-turn-helix transcriptional regulator: MQDLSGFQRDLLYVIASLDRPHGLAIKRELERYYGKRINEGRLYPNLDVLVEEDLVRKGQKDRRTNYYELTRTGVDDLLARHEWEATKLENVEEFEGKEAKTQ, translated from the coding sequence ATGCAAGATCTAAGTGGATTCCAGCGAGATCTCCTCTACGTTATCGCCAGCCTCGACCGGCCACACGGTCTGGCCATCAAGCGAGAGCTAGAGCGGTACTACGGCAAGCGCATCAACGAGGGACGGTTGTATCCGAACCTCGATGTGCTCGTCGAAGAGGACCTCGTCCGGAAAGGACAGAAGGACCGCAGAACGAACTACTACGAGTTGACACGGACGGGAGTCGACGACCTGTTGGCGCGACACGAATGGGAGGCTACGAAGCTGGAGAACGTCGAAGAGTTCGAAGGCAAGGAAGCGAAGACGCAGTGA
- a CDS encoding NUDIX hydrolase, with product MVWVLHGDAPDYCPRCGEPLTRRDTDDGPRPHCSDCGVTIYHNASVMARTAVLDGDRVLLIERGAADDIGAWATPGGYVEAGERARQAAARELEEETGLAAAPGALTLVCDGFLDYGSGETDVALVYAVASTETTGTIQAASDAADARWWTRAEIAAELTDEEGHLRAVGVDTLLGLLDGSGEALRK from the coding sequence ATGGTCTGGGTACTCCACGGGGACGCTCCCGACTACTGCCCGCGCTGTGGCGAACCGCTGACGCGCCGCGACACCGACGACGGCCCCCGGCCACACTGCAGCGACTGTGGCGTGACCATCTACCACAACGCCAGCGTGATGGCCAGGACCGCCGTCCTCGACGGCGACCGTGTGCTCCTCATCGAGCGTGGTGCAGCCGACGACATCGGCGCCTGGGCGACCCCCGGCGGATACGTCGAGGCCGGCGAACGCGCCCGGCAGGCGGCCGCTCGGGAACTCGAAGAGGAGACCGGCCTCGCTGCCGCACCCGGGGCACTCACGCTCGTCTGTGACGGCTTCCTCGATTACGGGTCCGGCGAGACCGACGTGGCACTCGTCTACGCCGTCGCCAGCACGGAGACGACCGGCACCATCCAGGCCGCCAGCGATGCGGCCGACGCCCGCTGGTGGACCCGAGCCGAGATAGCGGCCGAACTCACCGACGAGGAGGGCCACCTCCGCGCGGTCGGGGTGGACACGCTTCTGGGGTTGCTCGACGGGTCAGGCGAGGCTCTTCGCAAGTAG